The Saccharothrix variisporea genome has a segment encoding these proteins:
- a CDS encoding CoA-acylating methylmalonate-semialdehyde dehydrogenase, producing the protein MTITHWIGGKSWQGEGARTGDVYDPATGQVANRVDFADASTVDEAVAAAREAFTVWRGASLAQRANVMFAFRELLNARKSELAAIVTAEHGKVLSDAAGEVQRALEAVEFACGIPHLLKGGFSENASTKVDVYSIQQPLGVVGVISPFNFPAMVPLWFVPNAIACGNTVVLKPSEKDPSASVFIAELFAEAGLPDGVLNVVHGDKVAVDRLLEHPDVKAVSFVGSTPIARYVYETGTRHGKRVQALGGAKNHMVVLPDADLDLAADAAVSAGFGSAGERCMAISVVVAVDPVGDELVAKIKERIARLHVGDGRRPGCEMGPLVTGAHRDRVVSYVDAGVAEGASLVVDGRGHPIDGEADGFWLGPTLFDHVGTDMSIYRDEIFGPVLSVMRTSTYDDAVEVVNANPYGNGTAIFTNDGGAARRFQNEVEVGMVGVNVPIPVPVAYYSFGGWKDSLFGDSHAYGPEGVHFFTRTKVVTGRWLDPSHGGVNLGFPQNT; encoded by the coding sequence GTGACCATCACCCACTGGATCGGCGGTAAGTCGTGGCAGGGCGAAGGAGCGCGGACCGGTGACGTCTACGACCCGGCGACCGGGCAGGTGGCGAACCGGGTGGACTTCGCTGACGCGTCCACTGTGGACGAAGCGGTCGCGGCGGCGCGGGAGGCGTTCACCGTGTGGCGCGGCGCTTCTCTGGCGCAGCGGGCCAACGTCATGTTCGCGTTCCGGGAGCTGCTGAACGCGCGCAAGTCCGAGTTGGCGGCGATCGTGACCGCCGAGCACGGCAAGGTGCTCTCCGACGCCGCGGGCGAGGTGCAGCGGGCGCTGGAGGCGGTCGAGTTCGCGTGCGGCATCCCGCACCTGCTCAAGGGCGGGTTCAGCGAGAACGCCTCCACGAAGGTGGACGTCTACTCCATCCAGCAGCCGCTGGGGGTGGTGGGCGTGATCTCGCCGTTCAACTTCCCCGCCATGGTGCCGCTGTGGTTCGTGCCCAACGCGATCGCGTGCGGGAACACCGTCGTGCTCAAGCCCTCGGAGAAGGACCCTTCGGCGTCGGTGTTCATCGCGGAGTTGTTCGCCGAGGCCGGGTTGCCCGACGGCGTGCTGAACGTCGTGCACGGTGACAAGGTGGCCGTGGACCGGCTGCTGGAGCACCCGGACGTCAAGGCGGTGTCGTTCGTGGGGTCGACGCCGATCGCCCGGTACGTCTACGAGACCGGGACCCGGCACGGCAAGCGCGTGCAGGCGCTGGGCGGGGCCAAGAACCACATGGTCGTGCTGCCCGACGCGGACCTCGACCTGGCGGCGGACGCGGCGGTGTCCGCCGGGTTCGGGTCGGCGGGGGAGCGGTGCATGGCGATCTCGGTCGTGGTCGCGGTGGACCCCGTGGGCGACGAGTTGGTGGCCAAGATCAAGGAACGCATCGCCCGGCTGCACGTGGGCGACGGTCGTCGGCCGGGCTGCGAGATGGGGCCGCTGGTGACCGGGGCGCACCGGGATCGAGTGGTGTCCTATGTGGACGCCGGTGTGGCCGAAGGTGCATCGCTGGTGGTGGACGGGCGTGGGCACCCGATCGACGGGGAGGCGGACGGGTTCTGGCTGGGGCCGACCCTGTTCGACCACGTCGGGACGGACATGTCGATCTACCGGGACGAGATCTTCGGGCCGGTGCTGTCGGTGATGCGGACCTCGACGTACGACGACGCCGTGGAGGTGGTCAACGCCAACCCGTACGGCAACGGGACGGCGATCTTCACCAACGACGGCGGTGCCGCGCGGCGGTTCCAGAACGAGGTCGAGGTGGGGATGGTCGGCGTGAACGTGCCGATCCCGGTGCCGGTGGCCTATTACTCGTTCGGCGGCTGGAAGGACTCGCTGTTCGGCGACTCGCACGCCTACGGGCCGGAGGGCGTCCACTTCTTCACCCGCACCAAGGTCGTGACCGGCCGGTGGCTCGACCCGTCGCACGGCGGCGTGAACCTGGGCTTCCCGCAGAACACCTGA
- a CDS encoding PaaX family transcriptional regulator C-terminal domain-containing protein, whose protein sequence is MDVDVPTRTVVEALVQADGTVDMGELYDVAAELGMSDQQVRLCAKRLVADGKFTSEGRGRRGVLRMTPEALRAAEPDVEFVRFMYRQDAGEVTWDGNWHLVAFAVPESQRPARDAFRDAVVRFGGAPLQGGLYVSPHDWEPLVEGEAERLGVLDSVTFLTSRDLRIGTERGAVALTARLWPLAEIAARHVRLAEVAEERLRLLEEGPDRTTLLRIAVEVAAEFTRAVEPDPLLPPALLPRPWAGAQARALVARCWEALERRSAELPLLFRAYAGVR, encoded by the coding sequence ATGGACGTGGATGTGCCAACCAGGACCGTCGTGGAAGCGCTCGTGCAGGCCGACGGCACCGTGGACATGGGTGAGCTGTACGACGTCGCCGCCGAGCTCGGGATGTCCGACCAGCAGGTGCGGCTGTGCGCGAAACGACTGGTGGCGGACGGGAAGTTCACCTCGGAGGGTCGCGGCCGGCGCGGGGTGCTGCGCATGACGCCCGAGGCGCTGCGGGCCGCCGAGCCGGACGTGGAGTTCGTCCGGTTCATGTACCGGCAGGACGCGGGCGAGGTGACGTGGGACGGCAACTGGCACCTGGTTGCCTTCGCCGTACCGGAGTCCCAGCGGCCGGCGCGGGACGCGTTCCGGGACGCCGTCGTGCGGTTCGGCGGGGCACCGCTCCAAGGTGGCCTCTACGTGTCACCGCACGACTGGGAACCGCTGGTCGAGGGCGAAGCCGAGCGGCTCGGCGTGCTCGACTCGGTGACCTTCCTGACCAGCCGGGACCTGCGCATCGGCACGGAACGCGGTGCGGTCGCGCTGACCGCCCGGCTCTGGCCGCTGGCCGAGATCGCCGCCCGGCACGTCCGGCTCGCCGAGGTGGCGGAGGAACGGTTGCGGCTGCTGGAGGAGGGGCCGGACCGCACGACCTTGCTGCGGATCGCGGTGGAGGTGGCGGCGGAGTTCACCCGGGCCGTCGAGCCGGACCCGCTGCTGCCGCCGGCGCTGCTGCCCCGGCCGTGGGCGGGGGCGCAGGCGCGGGCACTGGTCGCCCGGTGCTGGGAGGCGCTGGAGCGGCGGTCGGCCGAACTGCCCCTGTTGTTCCGGGCCTACGCGGGTGTCCGCTGA
- a CDS encoding carboxymuconolactone decarboxylase family protein: MLSTGPDAAPSPLPAHVAAQADELDPHFGEYLRLQSRMRSVSGPGTLTVRERAFATMSVDVHYQTLEESFEVHVRRALGAGATEQDVRAVLRFNAQFGTTRAWRAWKALNALLVTA; encoded by the coding sequence TTGCTGTCCACCGGCCCGGACGCCGCCCCGAGCCCGCTGCCCGCCCACGTCGCCGCCCAGGCGGACGAACTCGACCCGCACTTCGGCGAGTACCTGCGGCTCCAGTCCCGGATGCGGTCGGTGTCGGGTCCGGGGACGCTCACCGTGCGGGAGCGGGCGTTCGCCACGATGAGCGTGGACGTGCACTACCAGACTCTGGAGGAGAGCTTCGAGGTCCACGTCCGGCGGGCACTCGGCGCGGGCGCGACCGAACAGGACGTCCGGGCGGTGCTGCGGTTCAACGCGCAGTTCGGGACGACCCGCGCGTGGCGAGCGTGGAAGGCGCTGAACGCCCTCCTCGTCACCGCGTGA
- a CDS encoding elongation factor G-like protein EF-G2 — protein MATKTSDNGHSAGAVAVDDPAKVRNVVLVGPSGSGKTTLTEALLATTGVLTRAGSVTEGNTVCDHDPAAVRQQRSVGLAVAPVQHGDVKINLIDTPGYADFVGELRAGLRAADAALFVVSAAEGVDASTIALWEECAAVGMPRAVVIARTDHHRADVTAEIAACQEAFGAGVVPLYLPGEGDTLVNLLTTDDPRYEEQRNALIEGIIAESEDETLMDRYLAGEEVDQATLVADLETAVARGSFHPVMPVCALTGQGLTELLDGISRAFPSPLEHPLPDVTGLDGIPQPRLAADPDGPLVAEVVRTAVDSYVGRVSLVRVFSGTLRPERPVHVSGHGMADRGHEDHDADERVAHVYSPLGANLREVPYCVAGDLCALTKLGSAETGDTVSAPEKPLLMTPWEMPEPLLPVAVVPRSRSDEDNLARNLSKLVAGDPTLRLERNAETHQLVLWCMGEAHADVVLARLRAGGAEVDTEPVRVALRETFAAQSKGHGRHVKQSGGHGQYAVCDIVVEPLPRGSGFQFVDKIVGGAIPNQFIPSVEKGVRAQLERGLHGGYPVVDIKVTLVDGKAHSVDSSDAAFQTAGSLALKDAAANGKIQLLEPMDEVAIRLPDEHLGTVLGDLSGRRGRVLGTEADTAGYTVIRAEVPQTELLRYAIELRSLTSGTGTYTRHFCRYDPLPQSLAAQAK, from the coding sequence ATGGCAACGAAAACCTCCGACAACGGCCACTCGGCAGGCGCGGTCGCTGTGGACGACCCGGCCAAGGTCCGCAACGTCGTGCTGGTCGGCCCGTCCGGCTCCGGCAAGACGACGCTCACCGAGGCCCTGCTCGCCACCACCGGCGTCCTGACCCGAGCCGGGTCGGTCACCGAGGGCAACACGGTCTGCGACCACGACCCCGCCGCCGTCCGGCAGCAGCGGTCGGTCGGGCTGGCCGTCGCCCCCGTCCAGCACGGGGACGTGAAGATCAACCTGATCGACACGCCCGGGTACGCCGACTTCGTCGGTGAGCTGCGCGCCGGGTTGCGCGCCGCCGACGCGGCGCTGTTCGTGGTCAGCGCCGCCGAGGGCGTGGACGCGTCGACCATCGCGCTGTGGGAGGAGTGCGCGGCGGTCGGCATGCCGCGGGCCGTGGTGATCGCCCGCACCGACCACCACCGGGCCGACGTGACGGCCGAGATCGCGGCCTGCCAGGAGGCCTTCGGCGCCGGGGTGGTCCCGCTGTACCTGCCGGGTGAGGGCGACACCCTGGTCAACCTGCTCACCACGGACGACCCGCGCTACGAGGAGCAGCGCAACGCCCTGATCGAGGGGATCATCGCCGAGAGCGAGGACGAGACCCTCATGGACCGCTACCTGGCCGGCGAGGAGGTCGACCAGGCGACCCTGGTCGCCGACCTCGAGACCGCGGTGGCGCGCGGCTCGTTCCACCCGGTCATGCCGGTGTGCGCGCTGACCGGCCAAGGCCTGACCGAGCTGCTCGACGGCATCTCCCGCGCGTTCCCGTCGCCGCTGGAGCACCCGCTGCCGGACGTGACCGGCCTGGACGGGATCCCGCAGCCCCGCCTGGCCGCGGACCCGGACGGCCCGCTGGTCGCCGAGGTCGTGCGCACCGCCGTCGACTCCTACGTCGGCCGCGTGTCCCTGGTCCGGGTCTTCTCCGGCACCCTGCGCCCCGAACGCCCGGTGCACGTCTCCGGGCACGGCATGGCCGACCGCGGCCACGAGGACCACGACGCCGACGAGCGCGTGGCCCACGTCTACTCACCGCTGGGCGCCAACCTCCGCGAGGTCCCCTACTGCGTGGCGGGCGACCTGTGCGCGCTGACCAAGCTCGGCTCGGCGGAGACCGGCGACACCGTCTCCGCCCCCGAGAAACCGCTCCTGATGACCCCGTGGGAGATGCCCGAACCCCTGCTCCCGGTCGCGGTCGTCCCCCGGTCCCGCAGCGACGAGGACAACCTGGCCCGCAACCTGAGCAAGCTGGTCGCCGGCGACCCGACCCTGCGCCTGGAGCGCAACGCCGAGACCCACCAACTCGTCCTGTGGTGCATGGGCGAAGCACACGCGGACGTCGTCCTGGCCCGGTTGCGCGCCGGCGGCGCCGAGGTGGACACCGAACCGGTCCGCGTGGCGCTGCGGGAGACCTTCGCCGCGCAGTCCAAGGGCCACGGCCGGCACGTCAAGCAGTCCGGCGGGCACGGCCAGTACGCCGTCTGCGACATCGTCGTCGAACCCCTGCCGCGCGGCTCGGGCTTCCAGTTCGTGGACAAGATCGTGGGCGGCGCGATCCCGAACCAGTTCATCCCCAGCGTGGAGAAGGGCGTCCGGGCCCAGCTCGAACGCGGCCTGCACGGCGGCTACCCGGTCGTGGACATCAAGGTCACGTTGGTGGACGGCAAGGCCCACTCGGTCGACTCCTCCGACGCGGCCTTCCAGACCGCGGGCTCCCTGGCCCTCAAGGACGCCGCCGCGAACGGCAAGATCCAGCTGCTGGAGCCGATGGACGAAGTGGCCATCCGCCTGCCCGACGAGCACCTGGGCACCGTCCTGGGCGACCTGTCCGGCCGCCGCGGGCGGGTCCTGGGCACCGAGGCCGACACCGCCGGCTACACGGTCATCCGCGCCGAGGTCCCCCAGACCGAACTGCTGAGGTACGCGATCGAACTGCGTTCCCTGACCTCGGGCACCGGCACCTACACCCGCCACTTCTGCCGCTACGACCCCCTCCCCCAGTCCCTGGCCGCCCAAGCCAAGTGA
- the pdxS gene encoding pyridoxal 5'-phosphate synthase lyase subunit PdxS: MTTETDSGTHVTGTGRVKRGMAEMLKGGVIMDVVTPEQAKIAEDAGAVAVMALERVPADIRAQGGVSRMSDPDMIDGIINAVSIPVMAKARIGHFVEAQVLQSLGVDYIDESEVLTPADYANHIDKWQFTVPFVCGATNLGEALRRITEGAAMIRSKGEAGTGDVSNATTHMRKIRAEIRRLQNLPADELYVAAKELQAPYELVREVAEAGKLPVVLFTAGGIATPADAAMMMQLGAEGVFVGSGIFKSGNPAQRAEAIVKATTFYDDPDVIAKVSRGLGEAMVGINVDEIPQPHRLAERGW, from the coding sequence GTGACCACTGAAACCGACTCCGGTACCCACGTCACCGGCACCGGCCGCGTCAAGCGCGGCATGGCGGAGATGCTCAAGGGCGGCGTGATCATGGACGTGGTCACCCCCGAGCAGGCCAAGATCGCCGAGGACGCCGGCGCGGTGGCGGTCATGGCGCTCGAGCGCGTGCCCGCCGACATCCGCGCGCAGGGCGGCGTGTCCCGGATGAGCGACCCGGACATGATCGACGGCATCATCAACGCGGTGTCCATCCCGGTCATGGCCAAGGCGCGCATCGGCCACTTCGTCGAGGCCCAGGTGCTGCAGTCGCTGGGCGTGGACTACATCGACGAGTCCGAGGTGCTGACCCCGGCCGACTACGCCAACCACATCGACAAGTGGCAGTTCACCGTGCCCTTCGTGTGCGGTGCGACCAACCTCGGCGAGGCCCTGCGCCGCATCACCGAGGGCGCGGCGATGATCCGGTCCAAGGGCGAGGCCGGCACCGGTGACGTCTCCAACGCCACCACCCACATGCGCAAGATCCGCGCGGAGATCCGCCGCCTGCAGAACCTGCCCGCCGACGAGCTGTACGTGGCCGCCAAGGAGCTCCAGGCGCCCTACGAGCTGGTCCGCGAGGTGGCGGAGGCCGGCAAGCTGCCGGTCGTGCTGTTCACCGCCGGCGGCATCGCCACCCCGGCCGACGCGGCGATGATGATGCAGCTGGGCGCCGAGGGCGTGTTCGTCGGCTCGGGCATCTTCAAGTCCGGCAACCCGGCGCAGCGCGCCGAGGCCATCGTGAAGGCCACCACCTTCTACGACGACCCGGACGTGATCGCCAAGGTCTCGCGCGGCCTGGGCGAGGCCATGGTCGGCATCAACGTCGACGAGATCCCGCAGCCGCACCGCCTGGCGGAGCGCGGCTGGTAG
- a CDS encoding saccharopine dehydrogenase family protein — protein MKVVALGGTGATGAVAARVAANLPQVREVTVADRAGGVRIDIADGRALRDLLKSADVVLNTVGPFYRYGPAVLEAAIDTGTHYLDICDDWQPTRDLLAMDGAARQAGVRAVVGMGASPGASNLLAALAVRELDVVEEVHTAWPAEGDGDAAATAAVVHWMLQISGRIAVVENGEITEEPPLRPVALTLPSGATGTAHTVGHPEPLTFHTTFRPRRATTLMVARPGTIAYLDVLRHDIDTGRLTPDTAATALLRPTPVRLAKSLLRRPAGPGTLPRFFAVATGGGRAVEVRLDHPTLLDDMAEATGLPLALALAQLDTVPPGVHPPEAVLDPDRFFHDLARHHPEARTTTIR, from the coding sequence ATGAAGGTCGTGGCACTGGGCGGCACCGGCGCGACGGGTGCGGTGGCCGCCCGGGTCGCCGCGAACCTGCCACAGGTGCGCGAAGTGACCGTTGCCGACCGCGCCGGCGGCGTGCGCATCGACATCGCGGACGGCCGAGCGCTGCGCGACCTCCTCAAGTCCGCCGACGTCGTGCTCAACACGGTCGGCCCCTTCTACCGCTACGGCCCGGCCGTCCTGGAAGCCGCGATCGACACCGGCACCCACTACCTCGACATCTGCGACGACTGGCAACCCACCCGCGACCTGCTCGCGATGGACGGTGCCGCGCGGCAAGCCGGTGTGCGGGCGGTGGTCGGGATGGGTGCGAGCCCCGGCGCGAGCAACCTGCTGGCCGCGCTGGCGGTGCGCGAACTGGACGTGGTCGAGGAGGTCCACACCGCCTGGCCGGCCGAGGGCGACGGGGACGCGGCGGCCACGGCCGCGGTGGTGCACTGGATGCTCCAGATCAGCGGTCGGATCGCCGTGGTCGAGAACGGCGAGATCACCGAGGAACCGCCCCTGCGTCCGGTCGCGCTGACCTTGCCCAGCGGCGCGACGGGCACCGCCCACACCGTGGGTCACCCGGAACCGCTGACCTTCCACACCACCTTCCGCCCGCGCCGGGCGACGACCCTCATGGTCGCCCGGCCGGGCACGATCGCCTACCTGGACGTGCTGCGCCACGACATCGACACCGGCCGCCTGACCCCCGACACCGCCGCCACCGCCCTGCTCCGCCCGACCCCGGTCCGCCTTGCCAAGTCGCTGCTGCGCCGCCCGGCCGGGCCCGGCACCCTGCCGCGCTTCTTCGCCGTGGCGACCGGCGGCGGCCGGGCGGTCGAAGTGCGGCTGGACCACCCGACCCTCCTCGACGACATGGCCGAGGCGACCGGCCTCCCGCTCGCCCTCGCCCTGGCCCAACTCGACACCGTGCCGCCGGGCGTGCACCCGCCGGAAGCCGTCCTCGACCCGGACCGCTTCTTCCACGACCTGGCCCGCCACCACCCCGAAGCCCGGACGACCACCATCCGGTGA
- a CDS encoding TetR/AcrR family transcriptional regulator, with amino-acid sequence MEKTRKPNPRNQGARLREEIVSAAVRMLDELADDEALSLRAVAREVSIAATSVYLHFADRDTLVQAAMARCHEDLVRVGDEAEARHDEPAARLRARILAQVAWAEQHPGLYKVLHESGVHRRLGMPFKEVLVARTRDAVQRCMDAGVAPADDADVVTIDLRTAVNGMLTQRINEPDLPWPPAADQVDRFLTKLVGLSR; translated from the coding sequence ATGGAGAAGACCCGCAAGCCCAATCCCCGCAACCAAGGCGCGCGGCTGCGCGAGGAGATCGTCTCGGCGGCCGTGCGGATGCTGGACGAGCTCGCCGACGACGAGGCGTTGTCACTGCGCGCGGTGGCTCGGGAGGTGTCGATCGCGGCGACCTCGGTGTACCTGCACTTCGCCGACCGGGACACGCTGGTCCAGGCGGCGATGGCGCGCTGCCACGAGGACCTGGTCCGGGTCGGCGACGAGGCCGAGGCGCGACACGACGAGCCGGCGGCGCGGCTGCGGGCGCGGATCCTCGCCCAGGTCGCGTGGGCGGAGCAGCACCCCGGGCTCTACAAGGTCCTGCACGAGAGCGGGGTGCACCGGCGGCTCGGCATGCCGTTCAAAGAGGTCCTGGTCGCGCGGACGCGGGACGCCGTGCAGCGGTGCATGGACGCGGGTGTCGCGCCGGCCGACGACGCCGACGTCGTCACGATCGACCTGCGCACGGCGGTCAACGGCATGCTGACGCAGCGCATCAACGAGCCGGACCTGCCGTGGCCACCCGCCGCCGACCAGGTGGACCGGTTCCTGACGAAGCTCGTGGGACTGAGCCGATGA
- a CDS encoding alpha/beta hydrolase family protein — protein MKWGKALRVLSVLVVLALLAGGWVVYQHEYALREERVTIGGTGSGGELRGVMARPETGDRHGLVIFVHGDGPIDATHDTFYRPLWEAFARAGYASLSWDKPGVAGAPGNWLHQTMADRADEVRRAIAWARTRPEIDPNRIGLWGASQAGWVMPAVAADTDVHFVIAVGTAVNWLRQGRYNLLAELPEGEDPQAALARREERLDLARRRVSFEEYQRSTGDQEMTPDRWRFVLANFESDATADLARVHAPVLLLVGDHDRNVDVTETETTYRQLIKDLEVHRYPNATHGLTRDTDQFVLTVTAIAAPRSLFAPGVLDDQVRFLERVR, from the coding sequence ATGAAATGGGGGAAGGCACTGCGCGTGCTCAGCGTGCTGGTGGTGCTGGCGCTGCTGGCGGGCGGGTGGGTCGTCTACCAGCACGAATACGCGCTGAGAGAGGAGCGGGTGACCATCGGCGGCACAGGGAGCGGTGGTGAGCTTCGGGGTGTCATGGCCCGGCCCGAGACCGGCGACCGGCACGGGCTGGTGATCTTCGTGCACGGCGACGGCCCGATCGACGCCACCCACGACACCTTCTACCGCCCGCTGTGGGAAGCCTTCGCCCGCGCCGGGTACGCCTCCCTCTCGTGGGACAAGCCCGGTGTCGCCGGAGCCCCCGGCAACTGGCTGCACCAGACCATGGCCGACCGCGCCGACGAGGTCCGCCGGGCCATCGCCTGGGCGCGCACCAGGCCCGAGATCGACCCGAACCGCATCGGTCTGTGGGGCGCGAGCCAGGCCGGCTGGGTCATGCCCGCCGTCGCCGCCGACACCGACGTCCACTTCGTGATCGCCGTGGGCACCGCCGTGAACTGGTTGCGCCAGGGCCGCTACAACCTGCTGGCCGAACTGCCCGAGGGCGAGGACCCGCAGGCCGCCCTGGCCCGGCGCGAGGAACGGCTCGACCTCGCCCGCCGCCGCGTCTCCTTCGAGGAGTACCAGCGCAGCACCGGCGACCAGGAGATGACCCCGGACCGCTGGCGGTTCGTGCTGGCCAACTTCGAGTCCGACGCGACCGCCGACCTGGCCCGCGTGCACGCCCCCGTCCTCCTGCTGGTGGGCGACCACGACCGGAACGTCGACGTCACCGAGACCGAGACCACCTACCGCCAGTTGATCAAGGACCTGGAGGTGCACCGCTACCCCAACGCCACCCACGGCCTGACCCGCGACACCGACCAGTTCGTCCTCACGGTCACCGCCATCGCCGCGCCGCGCTCGCTGTTCGCCCCCGGCGTCCTGGACGACCAGGTCCGGTTCCTGGAGCGGGTCCGATGA
- a CDS encoding aspartate aminotransferase family protein codes for MSPTEGDQLLTRHRAVMPKWLALYYENPIELASASGRRVTDRDGRTYLDFFAGILTNAIGYDVAEISDAIRSQLATGVLHTSTLYLIRSQVELAEKIAELSGIPDAKVFFTNSGTEANETALMLATQFRRSDQVLALRNSYHGRSFASQAITGNRGWSASSLSPVKVSWVHGGYRFRSPFKDYSDADYIKACVADLREVIETTTAGDVACMIAEPIQGVGGFATPPDGLFTAFKEVLDEYGILFISDEVQTGWGRIGSHFWGIQAHGVVPDAMTFAKGLGNGLAIGGVVARGDLMDCITANSISTFGGNPVSTTGALATLNFLLDNDLQQNAEKMGERLIDGLRTIAEDRPAVGDVRGKGLMVGVELVGPAGEPDPKKAAGVLEGARERGLLVGKGGLYGNVIRLAPPMTVTEEEVEEALGILGDVL; via the coding sequence ATGTCACCCACCGAAGGTGATCAGCTGTTGACCCGGCACCGGGCGGTGATGCCGAAGTGGCTCGCCCTCTACTACGAGAACCCCATCGAGCTGGCCAGCGCCTCCGGCCGGCGGGTCACCGACCGTGACGGCCGCACCTACCTGGACTTCTTCGCGGGCATCCTGACCAACGCGATCGGCTACGACGTGGCCGAGATCAGCGACGCGATCCGGTCCCAGCTCGCCACCGGCGTCCTGCACACCTCCACGCTGTACCTGATCCGGTCCCAGGTCGAGCTGGCGGAGAAGATCGCGGAGCTGTCGGGCATCCCGGACGCCAAGGTGTTCTTCACCAACTCCGGCACCGAGGCCAACGAGACCGCGCTCATGCTGGCCACCCAGTTCCGCCGCAGCGACCAGGTCCTCGCGCTGCGCAACTCCTACCACGGCCGCTCGTTCGCCAGCCAGGCGATCACCGGCAACCGGGGCTGGTCGGCGTCCTCGCTCAGCCCGGTGAAGGTGAGCTGGGTGCACGGCGGCTACCGGTTCCGCAGCCCCTTCAAGGACTACTCCGACGCCGACTACATCAAGGCGTGCGTCGCCGACCTGCGCGAGGTCATCGAGACCACCACCGCCGGCGACGTCGCCTGCATGATCGCCGAGCCGATCCAGGGCGTAGGCGGCTTCGCGACCCCGCCGGACGGGTTGTTCACCGCCTTCAAGGAAGTCCTCGACGAGTACGGCATCCTGTTCATCTCCGACGAGGTGCAGACCGGCTGGGGCCGCATCGGCTCGCACTTCTGGGGCATCCAGGCGCACGGCGTGGTCCCCGACGCGATGACCTTCGCCAAGGGCCTGGGCAACGGCCTGGCCATCGGCGGCGTGGTCGCGCGCGGCGACCTGATGGACTGCATCACCGCCAACTCCATCTCCACCTTCGGCGGCAACCCGGTGTCCACCACCGGCGCGCTGGCGACGCTGAACTTCCTGCTGGACAACGACTTGCAGCAGAACGCGGAGAAGATGGGCGAGCGGCTCATCGACGGTCTGCGCACCATCGCCGAGGACCGCCCGGCGGTCGGGGACGTGCGCGGCAAGGGCCTGATGGTGGGCGTCGAACTGGTCGGACCGGCCGGTGAACCGGACCCGAAGAAGGCCGCCGGCGTGCTGGAAGGCGCGCGAGAGCGCGGGTTGCTGGTCGGCAAGGGCGGGTTGTACGGCAACGTGATCCGGCTGGCGCCGCCGATGACGGTGACCGAGGAAGAAGTCGAGGAAGCACTGGGCATCCTGGGAGACGTGCTGTGA